From a region of the Microcoleus sp. AS-A8 genome:
- a CDS encoding HAD hydrolase-like protein — protein MSGVATSDLQPPQCYPRHTPVPRSHQLTVFCDFDGPIVDVSKRYYSTYQLALADTQEFYQRQGITLPIQRLQKQQFWQMKQDRVPDVEIAMRSGLQGEQIDFFLGRVIEIVNQPALLNLDRLQPGVSWALALLHSQRVRLVLVTLRCQEQATQILRNYGLTRLFSGIYGTNDCDAAYHNYAEGKTQLLAKAIAEQSAIAGCSTSSWMIGDTEADLVAGQALSIPTIALTCGIRSRMYLKQFHPTHIHTDLLTAAHYILESLKFEA, from the coding sequence ATGAGCGGCGTTGCTACCTCCGACCTGCAACCACCCCAATGCTACCCACGTCACACCCCTGTTCCTCGATCGCATCAGCTAACCGTTTTTTGCGACTTTGATGGCCCAATCGTTGATGTCTCCAAGCGCTACTACAGCACTTATCAATTGGCATTGGCGGATACTCAGGAGTTCTACCAGCGTCAAGGTATAACTTTGCCCATTCAGAGACTCCAGAAACAGCAGTTCTGGCAAATGAAGCAAGATCGTGTCCCGGATGTAGAAATTGCGATGCGCTCAGGTTTACAGGGGGAGCAAATCGATTTCTTTTTGGGGCGCGTGATTGAGATTGTGAATCAGCCTGCCCTGTTGAATCTAGATCGGCTGCAGCCGGGAGTGAGTTGGGCGTTGGCTTTGCTACATTCTCAGCGTGTGCGCTTGGTGTTAGTCACGCTGCGCTGTCAGGAACAAGCGACGCAGATTTTAAGAAACTATGGATTGACTCGTCTGTTTAGTGGCATTTACGGCACCAATGACTGCGATGCTGCATATCACAACTATGCGGAAGGGAAAACACAATTGTTAGCCAAAGCGATTGCCGAACAATCTGCGATCGCTGGATGTTCAACTTCTAGCTGGATGATTGGTGATACAGAAGCCGATCTGGTAGCTGGACAAGCCCTGTCCATCCCTACAATCGCCCTCACCTGTGGCATCCGTTCTCGAATGTACCTCAAGCAATTTCACCCGACTCACATCCACACAGACTTACTTACTGCTGCTCATTACATCTTAGAAAGTTTGAAGTTTGAAGCCTAA
- a CDS encoding SIMPL domain-containing protein (The SIMPL domain is named for its presence in mouse protein SIMPL (signalling molecule that associates with mouse pelle-like kinase). Bacterial member BP26, from Brucella, was shown to assemble into a channel-like structure, while YggE from E. coli has been associated with resistance to oxidative stress.) codes for MNQTFLSRFRHVSTQRLPTVSVMVGLLTLMLTNPTLAQEKLLRTLTVTGRGVESISTTKTQVQLGVVVQGKTATEVQQEVARRASAVVELLRSRNVEKLETTGIRLNPVYRSENNKAPQITGYSGTNTVSFRTSTEQAGKLLDDAVQVGATRIEGVSFTASDDAIASAQKQALRKATEDAQSQADAVLSTLNLTRKDIVSIQLNGATPPSPMSVFTGQDALESRLATSPIIGGEQEVQASVTLQISY; via the coding sequence ATGAATCAAACTTTTCTTTCTCGTTTCCGCCATGTCTCTACTCAGCGGTTGCCGACTGTTTCTGTAATGGTGGGGCTCCTGACTCTGATGCTGACAAACCCGACGCTGGCACAGGAGAAACTGCTACGAACCCTTACCGTAACTGGGCGTGGTGTGGAATCAATTTCTACAACGAAGACTCAGGTTCAGTTGGGTGTTGTAGTTCAGGGGAAGACGGCGACAGAGGTTCAGCAGGAAGTGGCGCGTCGAGCATCGGCTGTGGTGGAGTTGCTGCGATCGCGTAATGTGGAAAAGTTAGAAACGACGGGCATCCGACTCAACCCAGTTTATCGTTCCGAAAACAACAAGGCACCCCAGATCACCGGTTATTCAGGTACTAATACAGTTAGTTTTCGCACCTCTACCGAGCAAGCCGGTAAGCTCTTGGATGATGCGGTTCAAGTCGGTGCGACGCGGATTGAGGGTGTTAGTTTTACGGCGTCTGATGATGCGATCGCGTCAGCGCAAAAACAAGCCCTGCGGAAAGCTACAGAGGATGCCCAAAGCCAAGCCGATGCTGTTTTGAGTACCCTCAATCTCACCCGTAAAGACATTGTCAGCATTCAACTCAATGGTGCTACCCCACCCTCACCGATGTCGGTTTTCACGGGTCAGGATGCATTAGAGAGTCGATTGGCTACCTCACCGATCATTGGCGGTGAACAAGAGGTGCAGGCATCTGTAACGCTACAAATCAGCTACTAG
- a CDS encoding GUN4 domain-containing protein — protein sequence MVKVALLIGVSQYGAGFNQLPAAVSDVAAMQRVWQHPDMGDFEQVIPLIDPEPQEMGIAIENLFGDRNRDDLLLLYFSGHGVKDESGTLYLATRATRKNERGGLIRSTAIAARFVQEIMSYSRARRQVVILDCCFSGAFAEGLLAKDDASVDIRTQLGGEGRVILTSSTSTQYSFAQEGSDLSIYTRFLVEGIETGAADLDEDDVISADELHEYASIRVQKASPAMKPEIYTVKEGYKIILAQVPIGDPKLKYRKEVERYVYRGKISPVGRRILNAKCSSLGLPREEAVLIEAEVLKPYREYKKKVHEYEQALREAIEHEYPLSDYIRGELQDLQKVLSLRDEDIAPIEMRILAQIESAFAFLDSDSSPTQLARVALDAQLGKLTGELDSEEEKEEEGVDYRRLQEFLAAGEWQKADRETEVVMLKVSGREQEGWLTESDMEVFPCQALHTIDELWVKYSNERFGFSVQKRIWMEIENSIQDDKVDIWKYFGNRVGWRVNDFWVGYRNLRFSLDAPEGHLPGWVFVSGFVAGGFFGGGLFYRVEACEE from the coding sequence ATGGTTAAGGTGGCATTGTTGATTGGAGTCAGCCAATATGGAGCTGGTTTCAATCAGCTTCCTGCTGCGGTAAGCGATGTGGCGGCTATGCAGCGGGTTTGGCAGCACCCAGATATGGGTGATTTTGAGCAAGTAATTCCGCTGATCGATCCGGAACCGCAGGAGATGGGAATTGCGATTGAGAATTTGTTTGGCGATCGCAACCGGGATGACCTCTTACTCTTATATTTTTCCGGTCACGGTGTCAAGGATGAGAGTGGGACTCTGTATTTAGCAACCCGTGCGACGCGCAAAAATGAGCGAGGAGGATTAATCCGATCTACGGCGATCGCAGCCAGATTTGTGCAGGAAATCATGAGCTATAGCCGTGCTCGGCGACAGGTGGTGATTCTCGATTGTTGCTTTAGTGGCGCGTTTGCTGAAGGGTTGTTAGCGAAGGATGACGCTTCTGTGGATATCAGAACGCAACTCGGTGGGGAGGGACGAGTTATCCTCACGTCTTCCACCTCTACTCAATATTCTTTCGCCCAGGAAGGATCAGATCTCTCGATTTATACTCGTTTCTTGGTTGAGGGGATTGAGACAGGTGCAGCGGATTTAGATGAAGATGATGTGATTTCGGCGGATGAGTTGCATGAGTACGCGAGTATCAGAGTTCAGAAAGCCTCTCCTGCGATGAAACCCGAAATTTATACAGTTAAGGAAGGGTATAAAATTATCCTCGCTCAAGTCCCTATTGGTGACCCAAAACTAAAGTATCGCAAAGAAGTTGAACGTTATGTTTATCGCGGCAAGATTTCGCCGGTGGGACGCAGAATCTTAAATGCCAAATGCAGCAGTTTGGGACTGCCTAGGGAGGAGGCGGTACTAATTGAGGCGGAAGTTCTCAAGCCTTATCGAGAGTATAAGAAAAAAGTACACGAATACGAGCAGGCACTACGGGAGGCGATCGAGCATGAATACCCGTTAAGTGATTACATTCGTGGTGAGTTACAGGATTTACAAAAAGTTTTGAGCCTTAGAGATGAAGATATCGCACCCATTGAAATGCGAATTCTTGCACAAATAGAATCTGCATTCGCCTTTTTGGATTCAGATTCATCCCCAACTCAGCTTGCTCGTGTGGCACTTGATGCTCAGTTGGGAAAACTCACGGGTGAACTAGATTCTGAGGAAGAAAAAGAAGAAGAGGGAGTCGATTATAGGCGATTGCAAGAGTTTTTGGCAGCAGGAGAATGGCAAAAGGCTGATCGGGAAACTGAGGTGGTGATGCTTAAAGTTTCGGGTCGAGAACAAGAGGGGTGGCTAACAGAATCAGACATGGAAGTGTTTCCTTGTCAAGCTCTTCATACTATTGATGAATTATGGGTTAAGTATAGTAATGAACGCTTCGGTTTTAGTGTTCAAAAGCGTATTTGGATGGAGATTGAGAATTCGATTCAGGACGACAAGGTAGATATTTGGAAATATTTTGGCAACCGGGTTGGTTGGCGGGTGAATGACTTCTGGGTTGGCTATCGGAATTTGAGGTTCTCGCTGGATGCGCCGGAAGGTCATCTTCCGGGGTGGGTGTTTGTGAGTGGGTTTGTGGCGGGGGGATTTTTTGGGGGGGGTTTGTTTTATCGGGTTGAGGCTTGTGAGGAGTAG
- the mreD gene encoding rod shape-determining protein MreD: protein MNNVSQFSPWARQILNWVVTFGSVMLCLLVLPARLPGMELLGIAPNWLLIWVVAWSLKRTVLQGALAGLVLGLIQDGMTSPQPTHIISLALVGILTARIQKQRYIQEDFISVALIVFGMAVVGETVTAIQYSFMGDRNLAEIWADHQRIALSSAILSSLWAPVLYYPLNRWWEQINVLEAS from the coding sequence ATGAACAACGTTTCTCAGTTTTCCCCCTGGGCTCGCCAAATTCTTAATTGGGTAGTGACTTTTGGTTCGGTCATGCTCTGTTTGCTCGTGTTACCGGCACGTTTACCGGGGATGGAATTACTGGGTATTGCTCCAAACTGGCTGTTAATTTGGGTCGTTGCCTGGAGCCTCAAGCGTACAGTTTTACAGGGAGCCTTAGCAGGGCTGGTGCTGGGGTTGATTCAAGATGGCATGACTTCCCCTCAGCCAACTCATATCATTAGCCTTGCCTTAGTCGGAATCTTGACGGCTCGGATTCAAAAGCAGCGTTATATACAGGAAGATTTTATTTCTGTCGCGTTAATTGTATTTGGTATGGCGGTCGTTGGAGAGACGGTGACCGCGATTCAGTATAGTTTTATGGGCGATCGCAACCTGGCCGAAATTTGGGCTGACCACCAGCGTATCGCACTTTCTTCTGCAATTCTTAGTAGTCTTTGGGCACCCGTTCTTTATTATCCGCTCAATCGTTGGTGGGAGCAGATCAATGTACTTGAGGCATCATGA
- a CDS encoding EVE domain-containing protein: protein MAYWLLKSEPQEYSYTDLEQAGCGIWDGVKNPLALKYLRTMKLGDKVLIYHTGQERQVVGMAEIISLPYADPKLNDPRRMVVDIRAVRSLPQPVTLTQIKQDHHFTRFDLVRLPRLSVVPVSAEYWQRILQLAGESTFCIALNCPAE, encoded by the coding sequence ATGGCCTACTGGCTACTCAAAAGCGAACCCCAAGAATATTCCTACACCGATTTAGAGCAAGCTGGATGTGGCATCTGGGATGGTGTCAAAAATCCTCTTGCCCTGAAATATCTCCGTACCATGAAATTAGGGGACAAAGTATTGATTTACCACACAGGCCAAGAGCGGCAGGTCGTGGGGATGGCTGAAATTATCTCATTGCCCTATGCTGACCCTAAACTCAATGACCCTCGTCGTATGGTTGTGGACATTCGCGCCGTGCGATCGCTCCCCCAGCCTGTTACCCTAACACAGATCAAGCAAGATCATCACTTCACGCGCTTCGACCTCGTCCGTCTGCCTCGACTTTCCGTCGTCCCCGTTTCTGCTGAATATTGGCAGCGAATTCTTCAACTGGCGGGTGAGTCAACTTTTTGTATAGCACTTAACTGCCCAGCAGAATAA
- the mreC gene encoding rod shape-determining protein MreC — protein sequence MFIMRRWWDRHGVAIVLGGLTLSAAWLVRQTQGAAIYETYQLITRPFQVGPTKEERLTDARVVELQERLVELESQNQKLKELLDYSKTQKQPGIVAPIVGRSADHWWQQVSLGRGSNEGIKVDDIVMAPGGLVGRISSVTPNSSRVLLISDATSRVGAVLSRSRSMGFIRGQGSNRAVLQFFDKVPDVRRGDVVSTSPVSQLFPPGLPLGRVESVNLDKSPAPEAVIELTAPVSYLEWVKVYPKGTTFTH from the coding sequence ATGTTTATAATGCGTCGTTGGTGGGACCGGCATGGGGTAGCTATTGTGCTGGGAGGACTAACATTGAGTGCTGCCTGGTTGGTTCGCCAGACCCAAGGGGCAGCAATCTATGAAACTTACCAGTTGATAACTCGTCCCTTTCAAGTCGGTCCAACAAAAGAAGAGCGCCTTACTGATGCGCGAGTCGTGGAACTACAAGAGCGCTTAGTCGAACTTGAAAGCCAGAACCAAAAGCTTAAAGAGCTGTTAGATTATTCTAAAACTCAGAAACAACCAGGAATTGTTGCTCCGATTGTGGGACGTAGTGCTGACCATTGGTGGCAACAAGTATCCTTAGGTCGAGGAAGTAATGAGGGCATTAAGGTCGACGATATTGTCATGGCACCGGGTGGCTTAGTGGGCCGCATATCTAGTGTGACACCAAATAGCAGTCGTGTCTTGCTCATCAGCGATGCCACCAGTCGGGTGGGGGCTGTACTCAGCCGTAGTCGTAGCATGGGCTTCATTCGAGGACAAGGCTCTAATCGTGCCGTATTACAGTTTTTTGATAAGGTGCCAGATGTCCGACGGGGTGATGTAGTGTCAACCTCGCCCGTTAGCCAACTCTTTCCACCCGGTTTACCCTTGGGGCGTGTGGAGTCTGTAAACCTTGATAAAAGTCCGGCTCCCGAAGCCGTCATTGAGTTGACGGCACCCGTGAGTTACCTGGAATGGGTCAAGGTTTATCCGAAAGGAACAACTTTTACTCATTAG
- a CDS encoding single-stranded DNA-binding protein, translating to MSLNVVNLVGRVGGDPDVKYFESGKVKCKLTLAVDRRTRNNDQPDWFNLELWGKTAEVAANYVRKGKLIGVQGSLKIDHWSDRATGVERSTPIIQVERLELLGSKRDNDTSAVEHYNDTEF from the coding sequence ATGAGTCTTAACGTTGTCAATCTAGTCGGTCGGGTGGGTGGAGATCCAGATGTGAAGTATTTCGAGTCTGGCAAGGTTAAGTGTAAGCTAACGCTGGCAGTGGATCGGCGGACGCGTAACAACGATCAGCCTGACTGGTTCAATCTAGAGCTATGGGGTAAGACGGCAGAAGTTGCGGCTAATTATGTCCGAAAGGGGAAGTTAATCGGGGTTCAAGGGTCTCTGAAAATCGATCACTGGAGTGATCGAGCAACAGGAGTAGAGCGTTCAACCCCAATCATCCAAGTGGAGCGCCTGGAATTGCTAGGTTCTAAGCGAGATAATGACACCAGCGCAGTGGAGCACTACAACGATACAGAATTTTAA
- a CDS encoding rod shape-determining protein, which yields MGIDLGTANTLVYVSGKGIVLQEPSVVAMDQDLKVPLAVGEDAKKMLGRTPGNVVALRPLRDGVIADFDTAELMLKHFIRRVHEGRTLVSPRIVIGIPSGVTGVERRAVMEAASQAGARDVYLIDEPVAAAIGAGLPVAEPTGNMIIDIGGGTTEVAVLSLQGTVLSESVRVAGDELSDSITQYMKKVHNLVIGERTAEEIKIQIGSAYPTHYDDDANMEVRGLHLLSGLPRTVTIKGPEIRESMSEPLSVIVDAVKRTLERTPPELAADIIDRGIMLAGGGALLRGLDTLISHETGIVTHVAADPLSCVVLGTGRVLENFKQLERVFSGRSRHM from the coding sequence ATGGGTATAGACCTGGGTACTGCTAATACTTTAGTATACGTATCTGGAAAAGGCATTGTTCTTCAAGAGCCTTCCGTCGTCGCTATGGACCAGGACTTAAAAGTTCCGCTAGCCGTAGGCGAGGATGCCAAAAAAATGTTGGGCAGAACCCCAGGGAATGTGGTTGCCCTTCGTCCTCTCCGCGACGGCGTGATTGCCGACTTTGATACCGCTGAATTGATGCTTAAGCATTTTATCCGGCGGGTTCATGAAGGCAGAACTTTGGTTTCACCTCGGATTGTGATTGGCATTCCTAGTGGTGTGACAGGCGTCGAACGACGGGCTGTCATGGAAGCCGCGTCTCAGGCGGGCGCAAGAGATGTTTACTTAATAGATGAGCCTGTGGCAGCAGCGATTGGCGCTGGGCTACCTGTAGCCGAGCCAACAGGCAACATGATCATTGATATTGGTGGCGGCACCACTGAAGTCGCCGTACTCAGTTTACAGGGGACGGTTCTGAGTGAATCCGTGCGGGTTGCTGGAGATGAACTGAGTGACTCGATTACCCAGTACATGAAAAAGGTTCATAACTTGGTTATCGGGGAACGCACCGCTGAAGAAATCAAAATTCAGATTGGTTCAGCCTACCCGACTCATTACGATGATGATGCCAATATGGAAGTACGGGGCTTACACTTGCTCTCTGGCTTACCACGAACTGTCACCATCAAAGGACCTGAAATCCGTGAAAGTATGTCAGAACCGCTTTCAGTTATTGTGGATGCGGTGAAGCGGACGCTCGAACGGACTCCTCCAGAACTCGCTGCTGACATTATTGACCGGGGCATTATGCTGGCGGGTGGCGGCGCTTTACTAAGAGGGCTGGATACACTGATCAGTCATGAAACCGGAATTGTCACCCATGTGGCAGCCGATCCCTTGAGCTGCGTTGTCTTAGGAACGGGTCGAGTGCTAGAGAACTTCAAACAGTTAGAACGGGTGTTTAGTGGGCGTTCTCGCCATATGTAA
- a CDS encoding serine/threonine protein kinase — MSYCINPKCPQPNDPANLNNRVCRNCGSELLLQGRYQVMRLLSDSSGFGKVYEAYYGAIPKLLKILKQKHNDKPRIIELFQQEAAVLSQLNHPGTPRVEPDGYFQFFPNNSTEPVHCIIMEKIDGLNLKQWMKQQGNHPISEKQAFNWLKQLAEILHLVHQKNYFHRDIKPENIMIRSNGQLVLIDFGTARELTFTYLADVGGAGSVTKISSAGYTPPEQEKGHAVPQSDFYALGRTFVYLLTGKQATDSAIYEPLTDTCHWRKLALNISEPFANLIDKLMAPTAAKRHKNTQEILDEIASIYKIPQDATQPQLVTHLDGYTSSQYYENLSVVEHKDRAFKKRWLMGGVAALTLMLGGYGIWQLSHNHLPTASLLVNTIVGDGSYINYLIMTPDGKSLLSSSADKKIKIWDFSTGKEIRTLIEASIPINYFAISPDWQTLATGGTGNTIAIWDFDSGKKIRTLKGHSSYVNYVAISPDGNKLASASADHTIKIWDLSSGKELLTLTGHSSYVNYIAITPDGRKLASASADNTIKIWDLSSGKELLTLIGHSGSVNSLAITADGRKLASASADHTIKIWDLSSGKELLTLTGHSSPVKPLAMTPDGKELVSASADHEIKIWDISTGKEIQTLKEHSSSVNSLLITPDGKKLVSASADSTIKIWRMPN, encoded by the coding sequence ATGAGCTACTGTATTAATCCCAAGTGTCCTCAGCCCAATGATCCAGCCAATCTTAACAATCGCGTGTGTCGCAATTGTGGCTCCGAGTTGTTACTACAAGGGCGCTATCAAGTCATGCGTCTGCTGAGTGATAGCAGCGGTTTTGGCAAGGTTTATGAAGCTTACTATGGAGCAATCCCCAAACTCCTAAAAATCCTTAAACAGAAACATAACGATAAGCCCAGAATCATCGAGCTATTCCAACAAGAAGCTGCTGTCTTGAGCCAACTGAACCATCCTGGCACCCCTAGAGTTGAGCCAGATGGGTACTTTCAGTTTTTTCCCAACAATAGCACCGAACCCGTGCATTGCATCATCATGGAAAAAATTGATGGACTCAACTTAAAGCAATGGATGAAGCAGCAAGGCAATCACCCTATTTCAGAAAAGCAAGCGTTTAACTGGTTAAAACAGCTAGCGGAAATTTTGCATCTAGTTCATCAAAAAAACTATTTTCATCGGGATATTAAACCAGAGAATATAATGATTCGCTCCAATGGTCAATTGGTATTAATTGACTTTGGGACGGCTAGAGAGTTGACCTTTACTTACCTGGCTGATGTCGGCGGAGCAGGGAGTGTAACCAAGATTAGTTCGGCTGGATACACACCCCCTGAGCAAGAAAAGGGTCATGCCGTGCCCCAATCCGATTTCTATGCTTTAGGTCGTACTTTTGTCTATTTACTGACAGGTAAGCAGGCTACGGATTCAGCCATCTATGAACCCTTAACGGATACTTGTCATTGGCGGAAACTGGCTCTGAATATTTCTGAACCGTTTGCCAATTTAATCGATAAGCTAATGGCTCCCACAGCCGCTAAGCGACATAAAAATACTCAGGAAATTTTAGACGAAATTGCCAGTATTTATAAGATTCCCCAAGACGCGACTCAACCCCAATTAGTAACCCATTTAGATGGCTATACTTCAAGTCAATATTATGAGAATCTCTCTGTGGTCGAACACAAAGATAGAGCATTTAAAAAAAGATGGCTGATGGGAGGAGTAGCGGCTCTGACTCTGATGCTAGGAGGTTATGGTATTTGGCAGCTTTCCCACAACCATCTTCCTACAGCTAGCTTACTCGTCAACACAATTGTTGGAGATGGTAGCTATATTAATTACCTAATTATGACGCCGGATGGGAAGAGTTTACTCAGTAGTAGTGCCGATAAGAAGATTAAAATTTGGGATTTCTCTACAGGAAAAGAAATTCGCACACTCATTGAAGCGTCTATCCCGATTAATTACTTCGCCATTAGTCCAGATTGGCAGACACTGGCTACAGGAGGTACTGGCAATACAATCGCCATCTGGGATTTTGATTCGGGGAAAAAAATCAGAACCCTGAAGGGGCATTCTAGCTATGTGAATTATGTTGCTATCAGCCCTGATGGTAATAAATTAGCGAGTGCCAGTGCTGACCATACCATCAAAATTTGGGATTTATCTTCTGGGAAAGAACTCCTCACTCTCACCGGACATTCAAGTTATGTAAATTACATCGCTATAACACCGGATGGTAGGAAGTTAGCCAGTGCTAGTGCTGACAATACTATTAAAATTTGGGATTTATCTTCTGGGAAAGAACTCCTCACCCTCATCGGACATTCCGGTTCAGTTAATTCCCTGGCGATAACGGCGGATGGTAGGAAGTTAGCGAGTGCCAGTGCTGACCATACTATCAAAATTTGGGATTTATCTTCTGGAAAAGAACTCCTCACTCTCACCGGACATTCCAGCCCCGTGAAGCCCTTAGCTATGACGCCTGATGGGAAAGAATTAGTCAGTGCCAGTGCTGATCATGAAATCAAAATTTGGGATATTTCCACCGGAAAAGAAATCCAAACACTGAAGGAGCATTCTAGCTCAGTGAATTCACTTTTGATAACACCCGATGGAAAGAAATTAGTCAGTGCCAGTGCTGACAGTACGATTAAAATTTGGCGAATGCCGAATTAG
- a CDS encoding Uma2 family endonuclease — protein MVNTGTQLTLEEFLALPEGDVNYEFVDGQAVPKVSPKYFHSTLQAALLLLIRTWCKGKGRVGSEWAILLKRQGKDWAPVPDLTYISYERLPKSWKHNEACPALPELVIEIISPDQTMKEFEDKAKDYFAAGVSRVWVVDPEGISIRVFFPDGSSQVYRDTTSIVDALLPGLEVTTRQVFEEADLL, from the coding sequence ATGGTTAATACAGGAACCCAACTTACTCTAGAAGAATTTCTAGCTCTCCCCGAAGGAGATGTAAACTATGAGTTTGTCGATGGTCAGGCAGTTCCTAAAGTGTCTCCAAAATATTTCCACTCGACTTTACAGGCAGCTCTATTACTCCTCATACGTACCTGGTGCAAGGGCAAAGGTAGAGTTGGTTCAGAGTGGGCAATTCTCTTAAAGCGTCAGGGGAAAGATTGGGCACCTGTACCGGATTTGACGTATATCTCCTATGAACGTCTACCCAAAAGCTGGAAGCATAATGAAGCTTGTCCTGCCCTTCCCGAACTGGTTATTGAGATTATCTCTCCCGACCAGACGATGAAAGAATTTGAAGATAAGGCTAAGGACTACTTTGCTGCTGGTGTATCACGAGTTTGGGTTGTAGACCCTGAAGGTATCAGCATTAGGGTCTTCTTTCCAGATGGGTCTAGTCAGGTTTATAGGGATACCACGTCCATTGTGGATGCACTACTTCCTGGCTTGGAAGTAACAACAAGGCAGGTTTTTGAAGAGGCGGACTTGTTGTAG
- the ribD gene encoding bifunctional diaminohydroxyphosphoribosylaminopyrimidine deaminase/5-amino-6-(5-phosphoribosylamino)uracil reductase RibD — MENSSADAQTNTQQALAASPPEIGTPFDRAIMQRCIELARRALGRTTPNPLVGSVIVQNGEIVGEGFHPFAGQPHAEIFALRAAGEKARGATIYVNLEPCNHYGRTPPCSEALVAAGVAKVVVGMVDPNPLVAGGGVARLRAAGIEVVVGVEEAACRQLNEAFIYRILHKRPLGILKYAMTLDGKIATISGHSTWVTGQEARAQVHQLRAACDAVIVGGNTVRLDNPYLTSHHSDSHNPLRVVMSRTLNLPLNAHLWQTNDAPTLVLTEVGALPDFQHQLVKKKVEVVELTPLTPAKVMEYLYNRQLSSVLWECGGTLAARAIADGAVQKVLAFIAPKIVGGKVAPSPVGDLGLATMTDALTLERVTWRQMGPDYVVEGYLPLKG, encoded by the coding sequence ATGGAAAACTCTTCCGCAGACGCCCAAACCAATACTCAACAGGCGTTAGCGGCGTCTCCACCAGAAATAGGAACGCCCTTTGATCGCGCTATAATGCAACGATGCATCGAACTAGCCCGTCGTGCCCTCGGACGAACGACCCCCAATCCCCTCGTGGGTTCTGTGATTGTCCAAAATGGGGAGATTGTGGGGGAAGGGTTTCATCCGTTTGCCGGTCAACCCCATGCCGAAATCTTTGCTCTACGTGCGGCTGGCGAAAAGGCGAGGGGAGCCACAATTTATGTCAATCTGGAGCCTTGTAATCACTACGGACGAACACCACCTTGTTCAGAAGCTTTAGTGGCAGCGGGTGTAGCGAAGGTTGTGGTGGGTATGGTTGACCCGAATCCACTGGTTGCAGGGGGCGGTGTGGCTCGATTACGGGCAGCGGGAATTGAAGTGGTGGTGGGTGTCGAAGAAGCAGCTTGTCGTCAACTCAATGAAGCTTTTATTTATCGCATTCTTCACAAGCGTCCTCTGGGAATTTTAAAGTATGCTATGACGTTAGATGGCAAAATTGCTACTATCAGTGGTCACAGCACTTGGGTAACAGGTCAGGAGGCACGGGCGCAGGTGCATCAACTGCGAGCTGCTTGTGATGCTGTGATTGTTGGCGGAAATACGGTGCGTCTAGATAATCCTTACCTGACCAGCCATCATTCAGACAGCCATAATCCATTGCGAGTGGTCATGAGTCGCACCCTCAACTTGCCCTTAAACGCCCATCTTTGGCAAACCAATGACGCTCCCACCTTGGTGTTGACCGAAGTAGGCGCTCTTCCGGATTTCCAACATCAGCTGGTGAAAAAGAAAGTGGAGGTGGTGGAGTTGACACCCTTAACCCCCGCGAAGGTGATGGAGTACTTGTATAACAGACAACTTTCTAGCGTGTTGTGGGAGTGTGGGGGAACTTTAGCCGCCAGAGCAATTGCAGATGGCGCAGTGCAAAAAGTCTTGGCCTTCATTGCCCCCAAAATCGTCGGTGGCAAGGTGGCTCCCTCACCGGTTGGGGATTTGGGGTTGGCAACGATGACTGATGCTCTCACCCTAGAACGCGTCACTTGGCGTCAGATGGGGCCAGATTACGTTGTTGAGGGGTATTTACCCCTGAAGGGTTGA